Part of the Streptomyces sp. NBC_01460 genome, GGCTTCAAGCGACTGCTCGCGAGCATGGGTGCCGGCGGTGCTTCGGTCGAGACCGAACTGACCGAACTCAACGTCGTTCCCGGCGGGGTCGTCCAGGGCGAGGTGCGGATCCAGGGCGGGTCCGTGGACCAGCAGATCGAGGGGCTCTCGGTCGGTCTGCAGGCCCGCGTCGAGGTCGAGGGCGGGGACCAGGAGACCAAGCAGGACATCGAGTTCGCCAAGCTGCGCCTCGGCGGTGCCTTCGAGGTGAAGGCCGGCGCGGTGCACGTCGTGCCGTTCGGCCTGGAGATTCCGTGGGAGACGCCGATCACCATGTTCGCGGGGCAGCAGCTGCGCGGCATGAACATCGGGGTGACGACGGAGCTGGAGATCGCCCGCGCGCTGGACTCCGGTGACCTGGACCCGATCAACGTGCACCCGCTGCCCGCGCAGCAGGCCATCCTGGACGCCTTCGGGCAGCTGGGCTTCGGCTTCCGCAGCGCCGACATGGAGCGCGGGCACATCCGCGCCACCCGCCAGCGCCTGCCGTTCTACCAGGAGATCGAGTTCGTCCCGCCGCAGCAGT contains:
- a CDS encoding sporulation protein is translated as MGFKRLLASMGAGGASVETELTELNVVPGGVVQGEVRIQGGSVDQQIEGLSVGLQARVEVEGGDQETKQDIEFAKLRLGGAFEVKAGAVHVVPFGLEIPWETPITMFAGQQLRGMNIGVTTELEIARALDSGDLDPINVHPLPAQQAILDAFGQLGFGFRSADMERGHIRATRQRLPFYQEIEFVPPQQYRGLNQVELTFIADDREMDVVLEMDKKPGLFSEGSDSYRAFKVGLNDFQGTDWAAYLNQWLAQVGGQRNWL